One region of Prunus dulcis unplaced genomic scaffold, ALMONDv2, whole genome shotgun sequence genomic DNA includes:
- the LOC117613415 gene encoding heat shock cognate 70 kDa protein-like, with the protein MAAESPAIGIDLGTTYSCVAVWQKDHAEIIANDQGKRTTRSYVTFTESNRLVGDEAFNQILRNPANSIFDAKRLIGRRFSDASVQSDVKLWPFKVIEDPSGKPKIVVMHKGEEKKFAAEQISSLVLRKMKEIAETYLCSNVKNAVITVPSYFNDSQRQATMNAGALAGLNVLGIINEPTAAAIAYGIDKKVGWYKKKHVMIFDWGGGTLDVSLLIIGQHGVFEVMATAGDTHLGGEDLDNRMVSYCVQEFKRKHQLDISGNSRALRRAKTECEKAKKALSYSFETDIEIDCWYQGEDFYANFSRKKFEQMNMDIFNKCMEPVKKCLKDAKMDISNVDDVVLVGGSSRIPKVQELLKEVFNGKELCRNINPDEAVAYGAAVQAAVLTGNVTGKLQDFSLLDIIPMSLGVQVTIVSTGDKNAMQFVIRRNTRVPVVKETTLVTVYDNQRSIRFAIYEGESTSTVNNNYLGEFSLDDIPPAPKGVPEFNVCFDIDSNGILSVSAEDMLTGQKKGITINRDTPKNA; encoded by the exons ATGGCAGCAGAGAGTCCTGCAATCGGGATCGATCTGGGCACAACATATTCGTGTGTAGCGGTGTGGCAGAAGGATCATGCAGAAATCATAGCAAATGATCAGGGTAAAAGGACAACTCGATCTTATGTTACATTCACTGAAAGTAATAGGTTGGTAGGCGATGAAGCATTTAACCAAATCCTGAGAAATCCGGCCAACTCAATCTTCG ATGCAAAGCGGTTAATTGGTAGGAGATTCAGTGACGCCTCTGTTCAAAGTGATGTGAAGCTCTGGCCATTCAAGGTGATTGAAGATCCTAGTGGCAAGCCCAAGATTGTGGTAATGCACAAGGGTGAAGAGAAAAAATTTGCTGCTGAACAAATATCATCCTTGGTTCTCAGGAAGATGAAGGAGATTGCGGAAACCTACCTCTGCTCAAATGTGAAAAATGCAGTTATTACTGTGCCGTCGTACTTCAACGACTCGCAACGTCAGGCTACAATGAATGCCGGTGCCTTGGCCGGCTTAAATGTGCTGGGTATTATCAACGAACCAACGGCTGCAGCCATTGCTTATGGCATTGACAAGAAGGTTGGTTGGTATAAGAAGAAACATGTGATGATATTTGATTGGGGCGGTGGCACTTTAGATGTGTCTCTGCTCATCATTGGACAACATGGTGTGTTTGAAGTGATGGCCACTGCTGGAGACACACACCTTGGCGGTGAAGACTTGGATAACAGAATGGTGAGTTACTGTGTCCAAGAATTCAAGAGAAAGCATCAATTGGACATTAGTGGAAACTCCAGAGCTCTTAGGAGGGCCAAAACTGAGTGTGAGAAGGCAAAGAAGGCACTGTCATATTCGTTTGAAACCGATATTGAAATTGACTGTTGGTACCAGGGTGAAGatttttatgcaaatttttcCCGGAAGAAATTTGAGCAAATGAACATGGATATCTTCAACAAGTGCATGGAGCCTGTGAAGAAGTgtttgaaggatgccaaaatgGACATAAGCAATGTCGACGatgttgttcttgttggtgGCTCTTCAAGAATTCCAAAGGTGCAAGAGCTATTGAAGGAGGTTTTCAACGGTAAGGAGTTGTGCAGGAACATTAATCCGGATGAGGCTGTGGCATATGGAGCCGCTGTTCAAGCTGCAGTCTTGACTGGCAATGTAACAGGGAAGCTTCAAGACTTCAGTCTCTTGGATATCATCCCTATGTCACTTGGGGTGCAGGTTACGATTGTAAGCACGGGTGATAAAAATGCCATGCAATTTGTGATCCGAAGAAACACGAGAGTTCCCGTGGTGAAGGAGACGACTCTAGTTACTGTCTATGACAACCAACGTAGTATCAGATTCGCCATTTATGAGGGTGAGAGTACATCAACGGTAAATAATAACTATTTGGGTGAATTTAGCCTTGATGACATTCCTCCCGCTCCCAAAGGTGTTCCTGAGTTTAATGTTTGCTTTGATATTGACTCAAATGGAATCTTGAGTGTCTCCGCTGAGGATATGCTGACTGGCCAGAAGAAAGGGATCACAATCAATCGTGACACACCGAAGAACGCTTGA